The DNA segment CTGCGTGCGACCCCACTAGACACTGTCGATTCTCTCCTTGACATTGGGACCGGGTGCGGGATTCAAGCACTCCATGGAAGCCACTATGCTAGGCGCATTATCGCCACAGATTTGTCACCTCGCTGCTGTGAGCTCGCGGCTGCAACTCTTGCGATAAATGGAGTGTCTGTCGTCCCCGAAGGCAGCCTCCTCCAGGAAAAAACTGTTCCTTCAGGTCCGCGTGCAGAGATACGACAAGCCCCGTGGTTTGATGCAGTAGCTGACCATGAATTCGATGCAATCGTCGCGAATCCGCCTTTTGTTGTCGCCTCCGAGAAGATCACCCATTCCTATAGGGACTCGGGTCTCGACCTTGATGGTGCGACCGAACTTATGGTGCGCCAGTCACCCCACTATCTTAAAGAGGGAGGGCATGCGACAATTCTGGGGGCATGGGTGCATGAACAGGATAAAGACTATAGGGCCCGCCTTGCCCAATGGGTACCTCCCGAGGGGGTCGACGTATGGATTGTCGAACGCGATTGCGTTGACCCCGCTCTTTATGTAGCGACCTGGATGAGAGATTCAGGCCGCGATCCTGCTGACCCTCGATGGAGAGACTACGCTGCACAGTGGCTTCGCCATTTTGCCGATCACGGTGTGGCCAGCATTGGCTTCGGCGTAGTGTTCATGCGAAAGACTGCAGGTCCGTCGACTGTCCTGGTTGAAGAACTCACTGCCCCTGAAGGAGATGCACTCGCCGCCGAATCTCTGTCACGCTGGGAACGGTGGGATAACCTACAGCAATGGTCGACCGAGGAACTGCTCTCGCAACGTTTCGCGCTCTCTCCACAAGCAGTATTCTTCGATACCGCAACCCCCTCGTCGGATGGGCAAGGAACACACATCTCTAGCTATTCGGTCTACCGCCGCGACATACCGAGCTTCCATCACGTTATCGATGAACCCCTCCGCACGGTTCTCAATGGACTGTGCCGAGACGGGCTTTCGGCCGGTGACGTCGCCGAACTCCTCTGTACGGTACAGGACTGGGACTGGAACATCTTCCGTCCCGCAGTGTGCTCCGCTCTTCATGCCCTCTATCTGCATGGGATCATCACCCTGTAATT comes from the Lawsonella clevelandensis genome and includes:
- a CDS encoding DUF7059 domain-containing protein; this translates as MTIASPILETLRSSFHRMNYTIDGLHELLGDDAFQALFRHEPVPVWLATATPREGKTAPLASLVRLLLLGEPQSAEEISALFCLAGHDLADFLDSGLFQMEDSGLYRVALDVRPVDTGFGNHWVFSDLDGALFPAATHEDHVLGVGEASLSLLRATPLDTVDSLLDIGTGCGIQALHGSHYARRIIATDLSPRCCELAAATLAINGVSVVPEGSLLQEKTVPSGPRAEIRQAPWFDAVADHEFDAIVANPPFVVASEKITHSYRDSGLDLDGATELMVRQSPHYLKEGGHATILGAWVHEQDKDYRARLAQWVPPEGVDVWIVERDCVDPALYVATWMRDSGRDPADPRWRDYAAQWLRHFADHGVASIGFGVVFMRKTAGPSTVLVEELTAPEGDALAAESLSRWERWDNLQQWSTEELLSQRFALSPQAVFFDTATPSSDGQGTHISSYSVYRRDIPSFHHVIDEPLRTVLNGLCRDGLSAGDVAELLCTVQDWDWNIFRPAVCSALHALYLHGIITL